The Thermodesulforhabdaceae bacterium genome window below encodes:
- a CDS encoding nodulation protein NfeD — MNINKMWKKLTLIVLLMILTCPWKIFGSEPSSKPLYIADSGKSKSSPHYCLISIQDTINPATQDFLEYAIEKSKGTGAEFLLVLLDTPGGLMTSMRKMVQAIMSAPIPVVVFVYPPGSQAASAGVLITVAADIAAMAPGTNIGAAHPVTGSGEDVPKTMNEKVLNDMVAFAKSIAEERFRNSEWLEKAIRESASATALEAYKLNVIDLVAQDIPDLLQKIDGKEIERKNFKKIIHTAGLEVQKIEPGFGHKILKTISNPTLAYILLMIGLAGLYFELSQPGAVLPGVIGAISLILAFYALQTLPVNYAGILFIILAIIFFILEIKVSSYGMLAIAGLISLTLGSIMLFRSPSGHLMVPYSVLVPSVLGISLFFLVVAGLTYRAQRMKPKIGVEALIGARGIVEEPLTPTGKIFVEGELWNAESDEFLPKGTEVEVVEVHNLKLRVKKIGVK; from the coding sequence ATGAACATTAACAAAATGTGGAAAAAGTTGACGCTGATAGTGCTTCTTATGATTTTAACCTGTCCATGGAAAATCTTTGGATCCGAACCCAGTTCAAAACCCCTTTATATTGCTGACTCTGGTAAATCAAAGTCTTCACCACATTATTGCCTTATTTCTATCCAGGACACCATTAATCCTGCCACCCAGGATTTTCTGGAATACGCCATTGAAAAATCTAAAGGAACAGGGGCTGAGTTCCTTCTGGTATTACTTGATACTCCCGGCGGGCTTATGACGTCCATGCGGAAAATGGTGCAGGCGATCATGAGCGCACCAATCCCTGTGGTGGTTTTTGTATATCCACCTGGTTCTCAGGCCGCATCGGCGGGGGTCTTAATAACCGTTGCGGCGGATATTGCTGCCATGGCTCCCGGCACGAACATAGGAGCGGCACATCCGGTAACTGGATCGGGCGAAGATGTGCCGAAGACCATGAACGAAAAAGTTCTGAATGATATGGTAGCTTTTGCAAAGAGTATTGCCGAAGAACGTTTCAGAAACTCTGAGTGGCTTGAAAAAGCCATAAGAGAAAGCGCTTCGGCTACAGCTCTGGAAGCTTACAAGCTTAACGTCATTGACTTAGTGGCTCAAGATATTCCGGACCTTTTACAGAAAATTGATGGAAAGGAGATTGAGCGCAAGAATTTTAAGAAAATTATTCACACGGCTGGTTTAGAAGTCCAAAAGATCGAACCGGGGTTTGGACACAAAATTCTAAAGACAATCAGTAACCCCACTCTAGCTTACATACTTCTTATGATCGGACTTGCAGGGCTTTATTTTGAGCTTTCTCAACCAGGAGCCGTTCTTCCTGGGGTTATTGGAGCTATATCTTTAATCCTGGCATTTTATGCATTACAGACCCTGCCTGTGAATTACGCTGGTATATTGTTTATCATTCTCGCCATAATTTTCTTCATCCTGGAGATAAAAGTCAGTTCCTATGGGATGCTTGCTATCGCAGGTTTGATATCACTAACCTTAGGTTCTATTATGTTATTTCGTTCGCCCTCTGGTCATTTAATGGTTCCCTACTCGGTTTTAGTCCCTTCGGTTCTGGGCATTAGTCTTTTCTTTTTGGTAGTAGCTGGCCTCACCTACCGAGCTCAACGCATGAAACCCAAAATAGGCGTAGAGGCTCTCATTGGCGCACGAGGAATCGTAGAGGAACCCCTCACTCCAACTGGAAAGATTTTTGTTGAGGGTGAACTCTGGAACGCTGAAAGTGATGAATTTCTCCCAAAAGGAACAGAAGTAGAAGTAGTGGAAGTCCATAATTTAAAGTTGCGTGTGAAAAAAATCGGTGTTAAATAA
- a CDS encoding uracil-DNA glycosylase produces the protein MSKSGEMARWLLMICKSWEFFGVDTIPKEPILTKEATFSNDPKEKQDKLRKLEKSLEGCTRCRLSEGRNTIVFGDGNPNAQLVFVGEGPGHEEDIQGLPFVGQAGRLLTKMIHAIGLTRKEVYICNVVKCRPPQNRTPLADEIAICSPFLFRQLEIINPKVICALGACAVETLLRTKQPMNRLRGKIFNWQGIPVIPTFHPAYLLRNALEKRKAWEDFSTLRKFLQN, from the coding sequence ATGTCTAAAAGTGGGGAAATGGCTAGATGGCTTTTAATGATCTGTAAATCCTGGGAATTTTTTGGAGTGGACACAATTCCCAAAGAACCCATACTTACTAAAGAAGCTACTTTTTCAAACGACCCTAAGGAAAAGCAAGACAAACTCCGTAAGCTCGAAAAATCCCTTGAAGGTTGCACAAGATGCAGGCTTTCGGAGGGAAGAAACACTATTGTTTTTGGGGATGGTAATCCCAATGCTCAACTTGTGTTTGTAGGTGAAGGACCAGGACATGAAGAAGATATCCAGGGACTTCCTTTTGTTGGGCAGGCGGGAAGGCTCCTTACTAAAATGATTCACGCCATTGGACTCACTCGCAAGGAAGTTTATATCTGCAATGTAGTAAAATGTCGCCCACCACAAAACAGAACGCCTTTAGCTGATGAAATAGCCATTTGCAGTCCCTTCCTTTTTCGACAGCTGGAAATTATAAATCCCAAAGTTATTTGTGCTCTAGGTGCCTGTGCTGTGGAAACTCTTCTCAGAACGAAACAACCCATGAACAGATTGAGAGGCAAAATCTTCAACTGGCAAGGTATACCAGTTATTCCTACTTTTCATCCGGCATATCTCTTAAGAAACGCTTTGGAAAAGAGAAAAGCCTGGGAAGATTTTTCAACTCTTAGGAAATTTCTTCAGAACTAA
- the coaBC gene encoding bifunctional phosphopantothenoylcysteine decarboxylase/phosphopantothenate--cysteine ligase CoaBC, producing the protein MSRPILKGKTIVLGITGSIAAYKAVELIRALKDEGADVHVIMTKAAQQFVTPLTIQTLSQNPVATDLFSLREEADIGHIKIARMADVVVVAPATANILAKAAHGIADDYLSTVLLATKVPIVMCPAMNPAMYENPVTQKNIEILRDRGVLVLEPESGTMACGEEGQGRFPAIDVIVETIATSITPQKWKGIKVLVSAGPTREFFDPVRFISNPSSGKMGYAIAKAALRRGAEVHLLTGPVELPHPYKAIVHPVTSAIDMYNEAIDLAPSMDVIIMAAAVGDYRPEKIHSQKIKKTGESLTLVLTPNPDIIAEIGKTKKPHQITVGFAAETENIVEHATKKLIQKNLDLIVANDVTRPDSGFCVDTNRVKIIFRNEKVVEFPCLPKDEVAERLLDIIESLKEAQNV; encoded by the coding sequence ATGAGCCGACCTATTCTTAAAGGAAAAACCATAGTGCTTGGTATAACTGGGAGCATTGCCGCTTATAAAGCCGTCGAACTCATAAGAGCACTTAAGGATGAAGGAGCAGACGTTCACGTTATTATGACCAAAGCGGCACAACAGTTTGTAACTCCACTTACAATACAAACACTTTCTCAAAACCCTGTAGCAACAGATCTTTTCTCATTAAGAGAAGAAGCTGACATTGGTCATATAAAGATAGCCCGCATGGCTGATGTTGTGGTTGTAGCTCCAGCCACAGCAAATATTCTTGCCAAAGCGGCTCACGGAATAGCCGACGATTATCTATCAACAGTGTTGCTGGCAACAAAAGTACCGATTGTCATGTGTCCAGCAATGAACCCAGCAATGTATGAAAATCCGGTTACTCAAAAAAACATCGAAATTCTTAGAGACCGAGGGGTATTAGTGCTGGAACCCGAATCTGGGACTATGGCGTGCGGAGAAGAAGGACAGGGGCGGTTTCCTGCAATCGATGTTATAGTTGAAACTATAGCAACCAGCATTACTCCCCAGAAATGGAAGGGAATAAAGGTACTTGTATCGGCTGGTCCGACTAGAGAATTCTTTGATCCCGTAAGATTTATATCCAATCCATCCAGCGGGAAAATGGGATACGCCATAGCCAAAGCCGCTCTTAGGCGAGGTGCAGAAGTGCATCTTTTGACGGGTCCTGTGGAGCTTCCCCATCCTTACAAAGCCATCGTCCACCCTGTTACATCGGCTATAGACATGTATAACGAAGCTATAGATCTTGCCCCTTCAATGGATGTTATCATAATGGCGGCGGCCGTGGGAGATTATAGACCGGAGAAAATTCATTCCCAGAAAATCAAAAAAACCGGCGAAAGTCTTACTCTAGTTCTTACTCCTAACCCAGATATTATAGCCGAAATTGGTAAAACTAAGAAACCACATCAAATCACCGTAGGATTTGCCGCCGAGACGGAAAACATCGTAGAACATGCCACAAAAAAGCTTATCCAAAAAAACCTGGATCTTATCGTTGCAAACGACGTAACCAGACCAGATTCGGGTTTTTGTGTGGATACAAATCGGGTAAAAATTATTTTTCGTAACGAAAAGGTGGTAGAATTTCCATGTTTACCTAAGGATGAAGTAGCAGAAAGACTTCTCGACATTATTGAAAGCCTGAAGGAAGCACAGAATGTCTAA
- a CDS encoding MBL fold metallo-hydrolase, producing MIIEHLVVGMLQTNCYIIADPSSKEAFVIDPGGEAKRIHNFLTSKGYTLKAILLTHGHFDHVLDAWSLKKLSGGEIYLHPLDEPLLHNRMVGVGAFIMGKTPSVNLSADKTLQEGDILKLGNIEIHVIETPGHTPGHVSFYVPSQRLIFVGDTLFDGSIGRTDFPGGSYEQLIASVRTKIFPLGDDVIVYPGHGPSTTVGKERRTNPFF from the coding sequence ATGATAATCGAACACTTAGTAGTGGGCATGCTTCAGACAAACTGTTACATTATTGCAGACCCTTCTTCTAAGGAAGCCTTTGTTATTGATCCAGGAGGAGAGGCAAAACGCATCCACAACTTTCTTACATCTAAAGGTTACACGCTTAAAGCAATTCTTCTAACCCACGGTCATTTTGACCATGTTCTTGATGCATGGAGTCTTAAGAAGTTGTCCGGCGGTGAAATTTATCTCCACCCCCTGGATGAGCCGCTTCTTCACAATCGCATGGTGGGTGTCGGCGCATTTATTATGGGAAAAACTCCTTCTGTAAACCTTTCTGCTGATAAAACTCTTCAGGAAGGCGATATTCTTAAACTCGGAAACATAGAAATCCACGTCATAGAAACTCCTGGTCATACTCCCGGCCATGTTTCTTTCTATGTTCCATCTCAAAGGCTGATCTTCGTTGGCGATACTCTGTTTGATGGTTCCATTGGAAGAACGGACTTCCCAGGTGGATCATATGAGCAACTCATAGCCTCGGTTCGCACAAAAATATTTCCGCTGGGTGATGATGTTATAGTCTATCCAGGACATGGGCCTTCAACAACTGTAGGAAAAGAACGAAGAACTAACCCATTTTTCTAA
- a CDS encoding nitroreductase produces MEHQGVMTEVFKAIYGRRSVRAYMGEPVKREMVMEALKAASWAPSGLNNQPWRFAIIWDPDLRDKIGALTRYGQIIRNASVAVAVFLDKKASYDYVKDCQAVGACIQNLLLALHSMGLGAVWIGEILKNKEPVRETLGLPDHLELMAVVAIGYPASKNQTSHRKPLEELIVLEK; encoded by the coding sequence ATGGAACATCAAGGTGTTATGACTGAAGTATTTAAAGCGATTTATGGACGCCGCAGCGTACGAGCCTACATGGGGGAACCTGTAAAACGTGAAATGGTTATGGAAGCCCTAAAAGCAGCTTCGTGGGCGCCATCAGGATTAAACAATCAGCCATGGCGATTTGCTATAATATGGGATCCAGACTTACGAGATAAAATCGGTGCTCTTACTCGTTACGGTCAAATAATAAGGAACGCTTCCGTAGCGGTTGCCGTATTTCTGGACAAAAAAGCCTCTTACGATTACGTAAAAGATTGTCAGGCAGTTGGTGCTTGCATTCAAAATCTTCTCCTTGCTTTACATTCAATGGGGCTTGGAGCCGTATGGATTGGTGAAATCTTAAAAAACAAGGAACCCGTAAGGGAAACGCTTGGACTGCCGGACCACCTTGAACTTATGGCTGTTGTGGCTATTGGTTATCCGGCTTCAAAAAATCAGACATCCCATAGAAAGCCTTTGGAAGAACTTATTGTCCTGGAAAAATAG